GCTCGTGATGGGAAAGTCCTGGATCAAGCTTTCAAAGCGTTCTCCGCAGCCAATCCCGGACAGGAACCTAAATCACCGAATGAAATCAAACCTTATCTCCAAACCACCGCGGAAAAGGACGCCTTTGACCGATTGATCAAACGCAACAATGTCTCAAACTGACACAGTAAAACTTCATGTGCAAAAACCGCCTCGATCATTGCCTTCGTCCTGCACGGAGTTATAAACTCAGGGCATGACTTCTCCGAAACGTGATGAACTGGCCAAACCATCTTTCATTCCCTCTCTCGCTTCTTCATTCAAGCTGATCTTTCCCCTCATCCTGATTGTGTTCAGCCTGTCGATGGTGATTCATTGCACCGCACAACCAACTTCCCCTCCTCCAAAAGCAATCATCGACGGCACCGGTTCAAGCTGGCGCATATTGGGCGAAAAAGATTTCGTAAACGTCAACTGCCAACCGTCAACCTGGAATTGGACCAATGGCATCCTCTATTGCACCGGCACTCCCATAGGAGTAAGCCGGTCGGAGAAAGTTTACACGAACTTCGAAATGGTCGCTCAATGGCAACACCAACAATCAGGTGGCAACTCGGGAATCTACGTCTGGGCCTCTCCTGAATCCATCAAGAACCTGGAACAGGGCGCGAAGGGCCCATTTCCCTCAGGCATCGAAGTGCAAGTGCTCGATCACGGTTACAAGGAACAATACGAGAAGAAGTCCAAAAAGAAGGCAACCTGGTTCACCACAAACGGCGATGTCTTTCCGGTCGGCAACTCCACCATGAAGCCATTCGTTCCCACATCTCCCGATGGCAGCCGGAGTTTCCCCTCCAAAAATCTAAGCAAAGGATTTGGCGAATGGAACCATTATTATATCCGCTGCATCAACGGAGAAGTCCGCCTCTGGGTCAATGGTGAAGAGGTTTCAGGTGGCAACAACGTCCACCCGGCAAGCGGTTACCTCTGTATCGAATCCGAAGGTGCCCCCATCCTCTTCAAGGAAATTAGAATTCGGGAACTGCCATGAAAGTGGTCGGGGCGGATATTGGTGAGATGGCTTCGAGTGCCAGCTTGACCTAATCTTCTCAAAGTGTAGTAATAAGAGTAATCAGCTACTTGTGCATTTCAACCCGCCATCGCACCTTGCTGGCAAGGTATCTTGCTTTGGATTGGTATGCCGGCTGGTAACTTTGCTTCTCTCCCCATCGAACTGTCTCGCTGAGAACGTTGCCACTTCTCAACCTGCCACCATAAACACAGTGGCCGTGGATATCACGAAGCACCACTGAGCTTTCCAGGCACCCAAACTGCCGGCCATCCCTAAAGTGACGAACACGCACCGGCCACGAAATCCAATCGACTCCTTCATTCTCGCCAAACCCGAGCGGTCATATCGCGGATGAGAAAAAACTTTGTCGGATTTTCTGCCCAGCGGTTGTTTAATGGATGAAATGTACGATCAGTCCGACGCCCAACTGCTGCGGCTATACGCCGAACACGACAACGAAGCCGCGTTCCGCGAAATCGTCGTTCGCCACACCGGCCTGGTCTACGGCTCCGCACTTCGGCAGGTCGCGTCGCCCGATCTGGCACAGGACGTCGCCCAAAGCGTCTTCACCGACCTCGCCCGCAAGGCAAAATCCATGACTCGAACACTGGACGAGCACGCTTCACTTCTCGGCTGGCTTTATCGCAGCACCCGCTTCGCCGCGCTCACGCAGTTGCGCAATGACCATCGCCGTCAGGCACGCGAAAAACAGGTTATGGAACACTTTGACACAGCTTCCGAAACGGTACCTGACTGGGGTCGTGTCCGTCCCGCCCTGGATGAAGCCATGAGCGAGCTTAGCGAGGAAGCCAGGGAAGCCTTGCTGTTGCGTTACTTCAAAAACAGTGATTTCCGTACGATCGGCCAATGCTTCAAGA
The Pedosphaera parvula Ellin514 DNA segment above includes these coding regions:
- a CDS encoding 3-keto-disaccharide hydrolase, which translates into the protein MTSPKRDELAKPSFIPSLASSFKLIFPLILIVFSLSMVIHCTAQPTSPPPKAIIDGTGSSWRILGEKDFVNVNCQPSTWNWTNGILYCTGTPIGVSRSEKVYTNFEMVAQWQHQQSGGNSGIYVWASPESIKNLEQGAKGPFPSGIEVQVLDHGYKEQYEKKSKKKATWFTTNGDVFPVGNSTMKPFVPTSPDGSRSFPSKNLSKGFGEWNHYYIRCINGEVRLWVNGEEVSGGNNVHPASGYLCIESEGAPILFKEIRIRELP